The Phalacrocorax carbo chromosome 2, bPhaCar2.1, whole genome shotgun sequence region GAGCAGTCTGTTGCCTTTGTCAAGAGAATAGGCATCAAACTGCCAGGAAAATGCAGGCTTCAAATCCATCAACCTGCTATGAACAGCCACCAATCTGCCATGAAGCGCCTGAGAAAAGCAGTCTTGatgacacagaaagaaagagcagcCCTTTCACCGGGCAGCAAACAGCTCTGTTTGGCTACCAAACACATCAATTTCACTTCCTCATTAAGTGACCATGAAGGACATTTGGTCCCTCAGACAGCCATCTGCACAAAATCCTCTTCCCAGCGGCTCACAGGACACGCAGgaattcttccattttctccagGGGTCTCTGAGAAGACAGATCTCCTCAACTTTTCAGAGACCAAGTTTCACAAGCTGGAGGGACAGAGAGTTTGGGCAACCCTTGCGCTTCCTCAATTGCTGTGTCACCTCACTGGAAACACTGACTTACAAAGGATGAAGGACGGTATCATACAACCAGTACACACAGAGAACTGTCAGCACCTGCTCGTAGCCACGGCCATACCTGCCTTTCGCCTCTGTGCCCCCTCCAAGACACTTAGGACAGGAAGATGCCACAACAGATATAGGTGTTAGGGGCCACGCTGAGAGCAACTGCCTCCTTTTGTGCCACTTGCCAAGGTCTTTGCCTATCTCTTCTTCCTACAGGACTGTGCACTACTTTCATTCCTGACCTACCTAAAACCAGCACGCTTCCATGGCCTACGCCTGACCCAGACTCTGTAAGGAACACGACGTTTGCCACTTTACCCAGACAAACGCAGCCAACTTACTGATAGCAATACCCAGGACAGCGGTTCCACCAGGTGGGTATGCTTAGTACTCTGCAGAGGTCATTTCCATACCTCCAGTGACCTGATTCCCACAGGCATTCAGGCTCCCAGGAAGTCATGAACAACCTGGATGAACGGCAGGCAGTTTCTTTCCCCCATGGCACAGCACCTTTTCAGGCACTGGTTTACACCTTGCCAGGGCCCAGTCCTCCTTGGGTGAGGGCTACAGTACGGGTTGGCATGATGAGAAGGTGCCCAGGTGCCAGAGAGATGTACAGCTTTGCTCTGTATGCCAGCCACTGTACTCTCCTGTCACTGCCAAGCTTGGAGTTTCCTCTAGTTCAacatccttctcttcctttccagacCAACACACCATGGAAAACCATACTGTGGACTTAGCTGACTTGCCACTGACAACAGAGTTCGACTACGGCGATGCGGTACCATGCATGGGAACTGAGGAAAAGCACTTTGCAGCAACAATTTTGCCACCGCTTTATTCTTTGGTGGTGATATTTGGCCTCACAGGCAACCTGCTTGTTGTCCTTATCCTGGTAAAATACAAGAGACTGAAGAGTATGACTGACATCTACCTGCTCAATCTGGCAATTTCTGATTTGAcgtttgtattttctctccctttttggGCTTATTACGCTGTTCATGACTGGATTTTTGGGGAGGTGCTGTGTAGAATGCTCTCAGGTGTTTACCTCCTTGGCTTCTACAGTGGTATCTTCTTCATAATCCTGTTGACCCTAGACAGGTATCTGGCCATAGTGCATGCAGTGTTTGCTTTAAAAGCTAGGACGGTTATCAATGGCATCCTCGCCAGCATTGTCACTTGGGCCGTTGCTATTTGTGCTTCTGTTCCTGGAATAGTATTTCACAAAACTCAAAAGGAAAATTCACGTTACACTTGCAGTGCTCATTATCCAAGTGATTCCTTAATAAATTGGAAGTACTCCTGTACTTTAAAGATGAATATTCTAGGACTTATTGTTCCAATGCTCATTATGATTTTCAGTTACTCACAAATTCTAAAAACATTATTGGGATGcaagaatgagaaaaaacagaaggcagTCAGACTTATATTTGTGATAgtgattttttatttcatcttctgGACACCAttccatatttcttcttttttgcatACCTTTCAAAGTTCACTTTTCAACCCAAATTGTGAAATCAAAGCTCAACTGGAGAAAGCAATCCAAGTGACAGAAACAATATCAATGATCCACTGTTGTATCAATCCTGTGATCTATGCATTTGTTGGAGAAAAATTTAGGAAGTATCTTTGCAGCTTTTTCCGAAAGCATGTTGCAGCCCACCTCTGCAAAAAATGTCCAAATCTTTATCGTGAAAAATTAGAAAGAGTTAGTTCCACATTCACACCATCTACTGCAGAGCATGACATCTCTACTGGACtgtaaaaatatatcaaaacatATGTTGCATTACTCGCTTTGCCTTACAGACTGCCTGACATTATTTAAGATCTGTATGTcaaccactactgaaaactaTGACCCTCAATTCGTGTGGTTAACTGCTCCCTGGGGTTACAGCATTTTCCATTCTTAAGCTAAGAAATCAGTGAGTTCTCCAGGAATCATTAACACCATACCTGGATCATATCAAGATTTGAATTGGGCCCAGAATAGTACAATTCTGTCTCGACCCAAATTGTATCCAGTGAACAAATGCTAGTGAGATTTACCTGGCGGGAATACAATACTGAAGAGACTAAGGAGTAACATGTCATCTCACAAGAGCCATTTGCTGTTATGTGAACATTTTAAGATGAACACCGGGAGGAAGCACTGAGGATTGATGTACTGTTTAGTATTCAGCATTAATGGAACACCTTTTGGAAGTGACTGTATTCTTTCTGCAATATGGCCAGGCCTTTGATAGGGGAAGgcttttagttttcttcattttcctccctACCCCTTTTTGTTTccataaaaagtaatttgaggATTAATATGAGATATATCAAGATAATATTTCTCCTCTGATGGGAGAGTTGAGTGACCTTTATCTTACTGGGACCATTTAACCCAAGGATTTATCTGTTAGCTAATAGTGGAGTCATATTTAAAGATAAACCTTCTGACTGTAGACTGAGTTATAGTATTTTGATtttagtaatttaattttatgccTGCCATATCATAGTTCAGTTGCTAACATTTTCCAAAGTGAGATCTTAATGGGTAACATTGTGATTTTTATGGGTGCAATTTTGCAAGTATCTGCACACACCAAGTCTACTGACTGCACCATAAGACAATGTTGTACCCCACAAAACCATGAGATTGCTCCTGACAAATCATATCCC contains the following coding sequences:
- the LOC135312036 gene encoding C-C chemokine receptor type 2-like; this encodes MENHTVDLADLPLTTEFDYGDAVPCMGTEEKHFAATILPPLYSLVVIFGLTGNLLVVLILVKYKRLKSMTDIYLLNLAISDLTFVFSLPFWAYYAVHDWIFGEVLCRMLSGVYLLGFYSGIFFIILLTLDRYLAIVHAVFALKARTVINGILASIVTWAVAICASVPGIVFHKTQKENSRYTCSAHYPSDSLINWKYSCTLKMNILGLIVPMLIMIFSYSQILKTLLGCKNEKKQKAVRLIFVIVIFYFIFWTPFHISSFLHTFQSSLFNPNCEIKAQLEKAIQVTETISMIHCCINPVIYAFVGEKFRKYLCSFFRKHVAAHLCKKCPNLYREKLERVSSTFTPSTAEHDISTGL